Proteins from a single region of Amycolatopsis sp. CA-230715:
- a CDS encoding GDSL-type esterase/lipase family protein, whose protein sequence is MHTTPITTGLLRGALELERTARGVLPHRLPARARAQNSDPRLAMAESQPSGVRLVFRTSATVVELESVPSRMVYTGAPPRPPGLYDLVVDGRLAGQGSPDGGDTLTIDMATGTAEKREGPSGTVRFAGLPARAKDVEIWLPHNETAELVALRTDAPVEPVPARGRVWLHHGSSISQGSNAVSPTGIWPALTAAATGVELINLGFGGNALLDPFTARALRDTPADLISVKLGINVVNADLMRLRAFAPAVHGFLDTIREGHPTTPLLVVSALYCPIHEDTPGPGAFDEEALSAGEIRFRATGDPAERAAGKLTLRVVRDELARVVAQRRADDPELHYLDGREVYGEADFAEVPLPDRLHPDAAGHSRIAERFAKLAFAGTGPFAAG, encoded by the coding sequence ATGCACACCACCCCCATCACCACCGGCCTCCTGCGCGGCGCACTCGAACTGGAGCGCACCGCGCGCGGCGTGCTACCGCACCGGCTTCCGGCGCGGGCGCGCGCCCAGAACTCCGACCCGCGGCTCGCCATGGCGGAGTCCCAGCCTTCCGGTGTCCGGCTGGTGTTCCGCACCAGCGCCACCGTCGTCGAGCTGGAATCGGTGCCGAGCCGAATGGTCTATACCGGTGCTCCACCACGTCCGCCTGGCTTGTACGACCTCGTCGTGGACGGCCGTCTCGCGGGTCAGGGCAGTCCGGACGGTGGCGACACGTTGACCATCGACATGGCCACCGGTACGGCCGAGAAGCGGGAAGGCCCGTCCGGCACCGTCCGGTTCGCCGGCTTGCCCGCGCGGGCAAAGGACGTCGAGATCTGGTTGCCGCACAACGAAACCGCCGAACTCGTCGCGCTGCGCACCGACGCACCCGTCGAGCCGGTCCCCGCGCGCGGCCGGGTGTGGCTGCACCACGGCAGTTCGATCAGCCAGGGTTCCAACGCGGTGAGCCCGACCGGTATCTGGCCCGCGCTCACCGCGGCGGCCACCGGCGTCGAGCTGATCAACCTCGGCTTCGGCGGCAACGCGCTGCTCGACCCGTTCACCGCGCGCGCGTTGCGGGACACGCCGGCGGATCTGATCAGCGTCAAGCTCGGGATCAACGTGGTCAACGCGGACCTGATGCGGCTGCGGGCGTTCGCCCCCGCGGTCCACGGTTTCCTGGACACCATCCGCGAAGGCCATCCCACGACGCCGCTGCTGGTCGTGTCGGCGCTGTACTGCCCCATCCACGAGGACACCCCCGGCCCCGGCGCCTTCGACGAGGAAGCGCTGAGCGCCGGCGAAATCCGGTTCCGCGCCACGGGCGATCCGGCCGAGCGCGCGGCCGGAAAGCTGACGCTGCGCGTGGTCCGCGACGAACTGGCGCGCGTCGTGGCGCAGCGCCGGGCCGACGATCCGGAGTTGCACTACCTCGACGGCCGCGAGGTGTACGGCGAGGCCGATTTCGCCGAGGTGCCGTTGCCGGACCGGCTCCACCCGGACGCCGCGGGCCACAGCCGCATCGCCGAACGCTTCGCCAAGCTCGCTTTCGCCGGGACCGGCCCGTTCGCAGCGGGCTGA